One Oscillospiraceae bacterium genomic region harbors:
- a CDS encoding polysaccharide deacetylase encodes MFDNKKKAVTFSYDDGVTQDIRLIELFNKYGMKATFN; translated from the coding sequence ATGTTTGACAACAAGAAAAAAGCAGTGACCTTCAGCTACGATGATGGCGTGACACAGGACATCCGCTTAATTGAATTGTTTAATAAATACGGGATGAAAGCGACTTTTAAC